The sequence CAACCTGGACCCGGCGCTCACCGTCGAAATCATGGACCTGCTCACGGACATCAACATCCGGGGCACCACGGTGATGGTGGCCACGCACGACGCCACGCTGCTGTCGCGCTACCAGAAGCGCACGGTGCGCCTGGAGCGCGGGCTCATCGTCTCCGACGAGGACGGCGTCAAGGCGGCGCGGCGGATGCTGGTATGAGCGTGCTGTCGAAGGCGGCCTACTTCTGGCGCTCGGCGGCCGGGGGGCTGAAGCACGCGCCCTTCGTGCACTTCATCGCCGTCTCCACCATCGCCATCGCGCTGTTCGCGGCGGGGCTGGCGCGCGGCGCGTCGCACGTGGTGGACAACCTGCTCGCGTCGCTGGGCGGCGAGGTGGAGGTGACGCTCTACCTGGCGCCGCAGCTGGGCGAGGACGAGGTGCACGGCGTGCACACGCGCGTGGTGGAGCTCTCCCACGGCGAGGTGACGGTGGTGCCGCCGGAAGCGGCGCTCAAGCGGCTCAAGCAGGAGCTGGGCGACCTGGGCGAGGCGCTGTCGGAGCTGCCGGAGAACCCGCTGCCCGCGACGCTGGAGCTGCGCGTGCCGGAGGCGCGCCGGTCTCCCGCGGCGCTGGCGGCCCTGGCGAAGGAGCTGCGCGCGCTGCCCGGAGTCACCGGCGTGGACTACGGCGAGGCCGCGGTGGAGCGGCTGTCCGCCATCGCCCGCGCGCTGAGCTTCGGCGCGCTGGTGGCGCTGGTGGTGGTGCTGGGGACGACCGTCGTCATCGTGGCGGCGACGCTGCAACTGGCCATCTACTCGCGGCGCGAGGAGATTGAAATCCAGAAGCTGGTGGGCGCCACCGACCGCTTCGTGAAGGCGCCGTTCCTCCTGGAGGGGCTGCTGCAGGGGCTGCTGGGCGCGCTGGTGGCGGTGGGCGGGCTGTGGCTGTTCGGCCGGCTGCTGGGGCCCACGCTGGGGTCGCTGTTCGCGTTCCTCCTGGGGCCGGGCGTGGCCGCGCCGTGGGTGGAGACGCGCACCGCGGTGGAGCTGCTGGTGGCCGGCTGCGCCCTGGGCCTGGGCGGCAGCTTCGTCGCGGTGGGGCGCTTCCTGCGCGTATGAGGCGGCTCGTCTGGCTCATGGCGCTCCTGGGCGCGACCGCCGCGCTCGCCCAGCAGGACGAGGAGGCGGAGCGCGCGGCCATCCGTGAGAAGCTGGCCGCGCAGCGCGCCACGCTCGCGCTGGTGGAGGCGAAGAAGCTCTCCGTGCTGGAGGGCATGGAGCTGATGGAGGACATGGCCGCCTTCTCCCGCCGCCGCGTGCGCGCGCTGGAAGGAGACCTGAACCTCTTCCGCCGCCGCGTGGCGCTCGCCGAGCGTGAGGAGGCCGT is a genomic window of Corallococcus macrosporus containing:
- a CDS encoding cell division protein FtsX, translating into MSVLSKAAYFWRSAAGGLKHAPFVHFIAVSTIAIALFAAGLARGASHVVDNLLASLGGEVEVTLYLAPQLGEDEVHGVHTRVVELSHGEVTVVPPEAALKRLKQELGDLGEALSELPENPLPATLELRVPEARRSPAALAALAKELRALPGVTGVDYGEAAVERLSAIARALSFGALVALVVVLGTTVVIVAATLQLAIYSRREEIEIQKLVGATDRFVKAPFLLEGLLQGLLGALVAVGGLWLFGRLLGPTLGSLFAFLLGPGVAAPWVETRTAVELLVAGCALGLGGSFVAVGRFLRV